One genomic region from Syntrophorhabdaceae bacterium encodes:
- a CDS encoding class I SAM-dependent methyltransferase, with protein sequence MELKKDDINTRRKDFFNEHAEKWQDMFYKDKTTGRYDKHKRDFDRLFSLIPIKEGDTVLDVGCGTGILVPFILNYIKEKGVLYELDYAKRMLQINKKMHKDDNIIFILADAEDAPFAYGSCDLIICFSCFPHLHDKRKATKILADILKDDGFFIISHFDSSDGINRHHSTCNAVMHDRLPDKEEMFNIFHESGIEILNFIDEQGFYFIMGKK encoded by the coding sequence ATGGAACTAAAGAAAGATGACATAAATACCCGGAGAAAAGATTTCTTCAATGAACATGCAGAAAAGTGGCAGGATATGTTCTATAAAGACAAGACTACAGGTAGATATGATAAGCATAAAAGGGACTTTGACAGGCTTTTTTCTCTCATACCCATAAAAGAAGGGGATACTGTCCTTGATGTGGGTTGTGGAACAGGTATCCTCGTTCCATTTATCCTGAATTACATTAAAGAAAAAGGTGTCCTATATGAACTCGACTATGCAAAAAGGATGTTGCAGATAAACAAAAAAATGCATAAGGATGACAATATTATATTTATCCTTGCAGATGCAGAGGATGCACCTTTTGCCTATGGTTCATGTGACCTCATTATTTGCTTCTCCTGTTTTCCCCATCTCCATGATAAAAGAAAGGCCACAAAAATACTTGCCGATATATTAAAAGACGATGGTTTTTTTATCATATCCCATTTTGATTCATCAGATGGTATAAATAGACACCATTCTACATGCAATGCTGTAATGCACGACCGTCTGCCCGATAAGGAAGAGATGTTCAATATATTCCATGAATCAGGTATAGAGATCCTTAATTTTATCGATGAACAGGGATTTTATTTTATCATGGGTAAAAAATAG
- a CDS encoding metal ABC transporter permease codes for MIDTIFDSITYLSIQRAVLASILCGIGCSILSVFVVLMKMPLIGVSMSHAAFAGAVLGMMLGVNPFLSGLIMCMAAAALLGPVSDRTDLVPENILGIMFSFLMGIAFLGMGIITRTKADALNLMWGNMLTLTETDMWILLSATSSTILFILLFFKEIRLILFNRRLALLSGIPEKPIYYALLFLTGIVVSSNLTTVGGLLIFALLVQPGATALQLTYNLKLFFIIAIASGVSASISGLVLSYVFDVPAGASIVIMATVIFTLSYIFSPKRKG; via the coding sequence ATGATTGATACCATCTTTGACAGTATCACATACCTATCTATCCAGAGGGCAGTTTTGGCATCTATTCTCTGTGGCATTGGATGTTCTATCCTCTCTGTCTTTGTGGTGCTTATGAAGATGCCACTTATTGGGGTATCCATGTCCCATGCTGCCTTTGCCGGTGCTGTCCTGGGTATGATGCTTGGTGTAAACCCTTTTTTAAGCGGTCTTATAATGTGTATGGCTGCTGCAGCACTGCTCGGTCCCGTTTCAGACCGCACAGATCTGGTTCCTGAAAATATCCTGGGTATCATGTTTTCGTTTCTCATGGGCATTGCCTTTCTTGGCATGGGTATTATAACCAGGACAAAGGCAGATGCCTTAAACCTCATGTGGGGAAACATGCTTACCCTTACTGAAACAGACATGTGGATACTTTTGTCTGCCACATCCTCTACCATTCTATTCATCCTCCTGTTCTTCAAGGAGATACGGCTTATCCTCTTCAACAGAAGGCTTGCACTCTTAAGCGGTATCCCTGAAAAACCCATCTACTATGCCCTGCTGTTTTTAACAGGGATTGTGGTATCATCAAACCTTACAACCGTCGGGGGGCTACTTATCTTTGCCCTCCTTGTCCAGCCAGGGGCGACTGCCCTTCAATTGACATATAACCTGAAACTATTTTTTATAATCGCCATTGCATCCGGGGTGAGCGCATCAATATCAGGGCTTGTCCTTTCATATGTATTCGATGTCCCTGCCGGGGCATCCATTGTGATTATGGCAACGGTCATATTTACCCTTTCATATATATTCTCACCTAAAAGAAAGGGATAA
- a CDS encoding metal ABC transporter ATP-binding protein, which translates to MNRFVIEMEGITLHKAKNILLDHINLCFSEGEFAGIIGPNGAGKTTLLNVIAGFERFTGRLSLFGQDQTWHRDRNITIRIGYVPQVLEIDRSFPILAYEVVLTGCLGRTGLFRLPEKKEKERSEEVMEMLRIKDMAKKPFGRLSGGEQQKVILARAIIQEPHILLLDEPASNLDMAVQKEFMDLISDIHKKKGMTILLVTHDFNLLPASLRRGILINKGKIVFDGDIRTATSGEVLSALFKYNLETFERNGKRFVSYD; encoded by the coding sequence ATGAATAGGTTTGTCATAGAAATGGAGGGCATCACTCTTCACAAGGCAAAGAATATCCTCCTCGATCATATTAATCTCTGTTTTTCAGAGGGAGAGTTTGCAGGTATTATAGGTCCTAACGGTGCAGGAAAGACTACCCTTCTCAATGTGATAGCAGGTTTTGAGAGATTCACAGGAAGGCTTTCATTATTTGGACAGGATCAAACCTGGCATAGGGATAGAAATATCACCATCCGCATAGGATATGTCCCCCAGGTCCTTGAGATAGACAGGTCCTTCCCTATACTGGCATATGAGGTGGTATTAACGGGCTGTTTAGGTAGAACAGGGCTTTTCCGTTTACCGGAAAAAAAGGAAAAGGAAAGGTCAGAAGAGGTCATGGAGATGTTAAGGATTAAAGACATGGCCAAAAAACCTTTCGGCAGGCTATCAGGTGGCGAGCAACAAAAGGTGATACTGGCAAGAGCCATCATCCAAGAACCTCATATCCTCCTGCTGGATGAACCTGCATCAAACCTTGATATGGCAGTCCAGAAAGAATTTATGGACTTGATAAGTGATATACATAAAAAAAAGGGGATGACCATCCTCTTAGTAACCCATGACTTTAATCTCCTGCCGGCCTCCCTGAGAAGGGGGATACTTATAAATAAAGGAAAAATCGTGTTTGATGGAGATATAAGGACTGCCACATCAGGGGAGGTGCTTTCGGCGCTATTCAAGTATAACCTTGAGACCTTTGAAAGAAACGGGAAGAGGTTTGTATCATATGATTGA
- the nikR gene encoding nickel-responsive transcriptional regulator NikR: protein MADIVRFGVSLNKELLDKFDRLIRERNYSNRSEAIRDLIRDDLVKREWVEGDDVAGAITLIYDHHRKDLLSKITDIQHNYQKIIISTQHIHLDHDNCLEIIAVRGNPKEVQQLADTLKAIKGVKHGTLSMSSTGKDIA from the coding sequence ATGGCAGATATTGTGAGATTCGGTGTCTCTCTGAATAAGGAACTCCTGGATAAGTTCGACAGGCTTATCAGAGAGAGGAATTATTCAAACCGATCAGAGGCAATAAGGGATCTTATCAGGGATGATCTTGTAAAGAGAGAATGGGTAGAAGGAGATGATGTGGCAGGGGCAATAACCTTGATCTACGACCACCACAGAAAAGACCTGTTAAGCAAGATAACAGATATACAGCACAACTACCAGAAGATCATCATATCAACCCAACATATCCACCTTGACCACGATAACTGCTTAGAGATCATTGCAGTCAGGGGGAACCCCAAAGAGGTTCAACAACTTGCAGACACATTGAAGGCCATAAAAGGTGTAAAACATGGAACATTGAGTATGTCCAGCACAGGCAAGGACATAGCCTAA
- a CDS encoding TonB-dependent receptor plug domain-containing protein translates to MALSSKKKCLFALSALVFIFFFMGHDCLYGEDTKKIELTDIVVTEKRYKGIQDTTKKAPVTPIETLYGTQFNVVTEDQIKEQVSQDFLSTLRDVPGVMIQTKNLAGSQTSHSLYIRGRGASHPSPDVIILFDGAPRFGAIFGQILGDSIPVATIGGMEVYKSPQPSVFGSGYAMINILPKYMKKVGKEAGFDLSGGSYETFNESLSAGVKENKFDIYASQSLLSTGGHRPHSRASQQSYYANTGYQFNKEWNLRFLINYVDAGTNAPMPNIRPNANNGVAWPSAERYETETVFTTLTLNNEHEKMHGFIKAYMDRTDFDLLQELTNGQRYAGGTDGLWSMQEIMLYGLRGKEYFNLWKGGEIIFGVDLDMTGLKNTQRTYSGAAVPGINGGKARRVWDFPDTRLLSPYGAISQIIGKLNGFHLIPSAGGRYYNHSLFKDKGAFQTGIVLGYSNTNLNVNYARGVNYPSPVALMNFVLEGNVVNDARSRWRHIKPEVVDHYEAGITHKIPEKGSFSATVFKDYGKDRFQTYMFGPVPLRFNDPIGHYEIKGLEIAGTAMPLNNMEIFSAATWMQSEAKGGNGAESTRLPYTPGFQFQGGFKWGFIKNYRLYGDIQHLKNLYQGTFARSGTYNTPNITVKDKLQDITIINSRLSYMFDYKSMHMKESELYIAINNILNKRYEYAKGYPMPGITFFGGVSLKFS, encoded by the coding sequence ATGGCTTTAAGTAGCAAGAAAAAATGTCTATTTGCCCTATCAGCTTTAGTTTTTATCTTTTTCTTCATGGGACATGACTGCCTTTATGGTGAAGACACCAAAAAAATAGAACTAACCGATATAGTGGTAACAGAAAAAAGATACAAAGGCATTCAAGACACCACAAAAAAAGCCCCTGTGACACCAATAGAAACCCTCTATGGAACCCAATTTAATGTGGTCACAGAAGATCAGATCAAAGAACAGGTGAGCCAAGACTTCCTTTCTACGCTCCGTGATGTCCCCGGTGTTATGATCCAGACTAAAAATCTTGCTGGCAGTCAGACAAGCCATAGCCTTTACATAAGAGGAAGGGGGGCAAGCCATCCGAGCCCTGATGTTATAATCCTTTTTGACGGTGCTCCGAGATTCGGCGCCATATTCGGTCAAATTTTAGGTGATAGTATTCCAGTAGCTACAATAGGTGGTATGGAGGTATATAAGAGCCCTCAACCCTCTGTATTCGGTAGTGGCTATGCCATGATAAATATACTACCAAAATATATGAAAAAGGTTGGTAAGGAGGCAGGTTTTGATCTCAGTGGAGGGAGTTATGAAACATTCAATGAAAGTCTATCTGCTGGCGTAAAAGAAAACAAGTTTGACATATATGCCTCCCAGAGTCTCCTATCTACAGGGGGACACAGACCCCACTCACGGGCAAGCCAGCAAAGCTATTATGCCAATACAGGTTATCAATTCAACAAAGAATGGAATCTTAGGTTTTTGATAAATTATGTAGATGCAGGGACAAATGCACCAATGCCTAATATAAGACCTAATGCCAACAACGGTGTTGCATGGCCCAGTGCAGAGCGTTATGAGACAGAGACCGTATTCACCACATTGACCCTCAACAATGAACATGAAAAAATGCATGGTTTTATAAAGGCATATATGGACAGGACAGATTTTGATCTTTTACAGGAACTTACAAATGGTCAAAGATATGCTGGGGGCACAGACGGTCTCTGGTCAATGCAGGAGATCATGCTTTACGGGTTAAGGGGAAAGGAATATTTTAACCTCTGGAAGGGAGGGGAGATCATCTTTGGTGTGGATCTAGATATGACAGGGCTTAAAAATACCCAGAGGACATATAGTGGCGCTGCAGTGCCCGGGATCAACGGTGGAAAGGCAAGAAGAGTTTGGGATTTTCCTGATACAAGACTTTTATCACCTTATGGCGCCATAAGCCAGATCATAGGTAAGCTAAATGGTTTCCATCTTATCCCATCAGCAGGGGGGAGATATTATAATCATAGCCTTTTCAAAGATAAAGGCGCATTCCAGACAGGAATTGTCTTAGGTTATAGCAATACAAACCTCAATGTAAATTATGCAAGGGGTGTAAATTATCCAAGTCCTGTTGCCCTTATGAATTTTGTCCTTGAAGGAAACGTGGTAAACGATGCCAGAAGCCGTTGGAGACACATTAAGCCAGAGGTGGTAGACCATTATGAGGCAGGCATCACCCATAAAATCCCTGAAAAGGGCTCTTTTAGTGCTACGGTTTTTAAAGATTATGGAAAGGATAGATTTCAAACTTACATGTTCGGGCCGGTGCCCCTTAGGTTTAATGACCCTATAGGCCATTATGAGATAAAAGGTCTTGAGATTGCAGGAACAGCGATGCCTTTAAATAATATGGAAATCTTCTCGGCAGCTACATGGATGCAATCAGAGGCAAAGGGTGGAAATGGCGCTGAGAGCACAAGACTTCCATATACACCGGGTTTTCAATTTCAAGGTGGTTTCAAATGGGGGTTTATAAAAAATTACAGGTTATATGGAGATATACAACACTTAAAAAATTTATATCAGGGGACATTTGCAAGAAGCGGGACATATAATACACCTAATATAACGGTAAAAGACAAACTTCAGGATATTACCATCATCAATTCCCGCTTAAGTTACATGTTTGATTATAAATCCATGCATATGAAAGAGTCGGAATTATATATTGCCATCAACAACATCCTCAATAAGAGATATGAATATGCCAAGGGTTATCCCATGCCAGGCATTACATTCTTTGGAGGCGTCAGCCTGAAATTCAGTTAA
- a CDS encoding metal ABC transporter substrate-binding protein — protein MDVISSNRSILRLFIIIVIGSLFCLSSQCSPRSQDPAVIEKHIIITSDTILGSILSSLLPGDRYRVESIIPPGQCPGHYDIKLSDLERIKKAELIIYFKGMSFMAKIPSESFKTLVIDTEGNNCMTPDYYIYSMTIIADNISRIFPDDARYIWKKKENEIKRLKEETDTLKRKIQEAGFSGKKIIASSMQRQPLEWMGFTVVADYGRPEAITAKDAINLIKIGKRNKVVLVVDNLQSGPDTGRAIAESLDVPHVVLTNFPSEKGYIHTLKENVEIILKALKYNE, from the coding sequence ATGGATGTTATTAGCTCAAATAGATCGATTTTAAGATTATTCATTATTATAGTGATAGGCAGCCTATTTTGTCTATCCAGCCAGTGTTCTCCAAGGAGCCAAGACCCTGCCGTCATTGAAAAACATATCATTATAACATCAGATACCATATTAGGGAGCATTCTATCTTCCCTTTTACCGGGGGATCGCTATAGAGTAGAGTCTATAATTCCACCGGGACAGTGTCCGGGTCACTATGATATAAAACTTTCAGATCTTGAGAGGATAAAAAAGGCAGAACTTATCATCTATTTTAAAGGGATGTCCTTTATGGCCAAAATTCCATCTGAATCTTTTAAAACACTGGTTATAGACACAGAAGGTAACAACTGTATGACCCCTGATTATTACATATACAGTATGACGATCATTGCCGATAATATCTCCCGGATATTCCCGGATGATGCACGGTATATATGGAAAAAAAAAGAAAATGAAATCAAAAGGTTAAAAGAAGAAACCGATACTTTAAAGAGAAAGATACAAGAGGCAGGGTTTTCAGGTAAAAAAATTATTGCATCCTCCATGCAGCGGCAACCCCTTGAATGGATGGGTTTTACTGTAGTGGCAGATTACGGTAGACCTGAGGCAATTACCGCAAAGGATGCCATAAATCTCATAAAAATAGGAAAAAGAAATAAGGTTGTGTTGGTGGTGGACAATCTTCAATCAGGACCTGATACAGGCAGGGCGATTGCCGAGTCTTTAGATGTCCCCCATGTGGTTCTCACAAATTTTCCTTCAGAAAAAGGGTATATTCACACACTGAAAGAGAATGTAGAGATAATATTAAAGGCTTTGAAATATAATGAATAG